The proteins below come from a single Acidobacteriota bacterium genomic window:
- the greA gene encoding transcription elongation factor GreA, protein MKDVQEKLKQEIKILEKELREELPKALKKAIEMGDLRENAEYQTAKERQSYVQAKLAQLQQRLSKLSMVNLDKIPTDRASYGSTVVLYDIDREEEFTYHLVSSEESDVAQGKVSTTSPIGRALMGCQVDDEVRIRTPRGVRNCEILSLTTIHDKAQATLEKEPEE, encoded by the coding sequence TTGAAAGACGTTCAAGAGAAACTTAAGCAGGAAATCAAGATTCTTGAGAAGGAACTTCGAGAGGAGTTGCCCAAGGCTTTGAAGAAGGCCATCGAAATGGGCGACCTGCGTGAAAACGCCGAATACCAAACGGCCAAGGAACGGCAGAGCTACGTCCAAGCCAAACTGGCTCAGTTGCAGCAGAGGCTCTCCAAGCTTTCCATGGTCAACTTGGACAAGATCCCCACCGACCGGGCCTCTTATGGGTCCACGGTGGTTCTCTACGACATCGACAGGGAAGAGGAATTCACCTACCACCTGGTTTCCAGCGAGGAATCCGACGTGGCCCAGGGCAAGGTCTCCACCACCTCACCCATCGGACGGGCGCTGATGGGCTGTCAGGTCGACGACGAAGTCCGCATCCGCACTCCCCGAGGCGTCCGCAACTGCGAGATCCTCAGCCTCACTACCATCCATGACAAAGCTCAGGCTACGCTTGAAAAGGAGCCCGAGGAATGA
- a CDS encoding PBP1A family penicillin-binding protein yields the protein MSKHDSPRDKAENPWSPKALLQRLRSLEGAEAGGRQGQSAPAGENGWSPRVLLRLDQGGKVFWAFYALAVVAAMLLGGLAGMVFGYALDLPRVDELGDIRPGTVTEIYSADGRVIGQLALEKRILIRYQDIPEQMKDAVLAIEDADFFEHAGIDFQRVLATVVNNIINWERKGASTLTMQLSKLRLTSYERTYERKIKDALYAVEIEKNYSKEQILTFYFNQIYMGHGIYGIATAADFYFSKGLDELTLAESALLAGLIQSPPRYSPINSMERAAARRNIVLGRMRAEGMIDVQQMEEARQEPITLDVRKQDPGIAPYAVEAVRQRLSEMGYNTENIWNEGLRIHTTIDYDMQQAAQEAVRAGLEAFDKERRDWEGAPLNILDQGGNLEEYRHPEWRLIFYRDMLVHGLVLEAGADRAKVRIGSYLAEITPEDIAWTDRKKVDEALKKGDVALFRLKEIDRAARTIKASLDRIPEVQGAMIVLDNRTGAIRAMVGGYDYQYSEFNRATQALRQPGSVFKPFTYVTAFENGRTPLETELDEPVKFLDGLGRPYEPGNSDGLYKGVLTLYQAFGESRNIPTLRLAQKLGMEKVVAVAKRFGIRRNMPPFLPVAIGAGEVTLQEITSALSVFPNQGFRATPFLIEGVEDYEGTLKEEHRIQVEDVVSEDVADKMLFMLRGVVTQPRGTARRALVLGRPIAGKTGTTDDYTDSWFVGITPQVTAGVWVGHDEKKTLGKKVYGSTLALPICIDFYQRIDDKLPAENFHIAYDVDPRDIEYAASPIPQDQEGEPITPTPRKKRRVLPSGIEVEEIPPPPPPDKRNSSGR from the coding sequence ATGAGCAAGCACGATTCACCCAGGGACAAAGCCGAAAACCCATGGTCGCCCAAGGCCCTGCTGCAGCGTTTGCGCTCGCTGGAGGGAGCGGAGGCCGGGGGCCGCCAGGGCCAGTCGGCGCCAGCGGGCGAGAACGGATGGTCGCCCAGGGTTCTGCTGCGCCTGGACCAGGGCGGAAAAGTCTTTTGGGCCTTCTATGCCCTGGCCGTGGTGGCGGCCATGCTGCTGGGAGGACTGGCGGGGATGGTCTTCGGCTACGCCCTCGACCTGCCGCGCGTCGACGAACTGGGCGACATCCGCCCCGGAACCGTCACCGAGATCTACAGCGCCGACGGGCGCGTGATCGGCCAACTGGCGCTGGAAAAGCGCATCCTCATCCGCTACCAGGACATCCCCGAGCAAATGAAGGATGCCGTTCTTGCCATCGAGGACGCCGATTTCTTCGAGCACGCCGGAATCGACTTTCAGCGCGTGCTGGCCACCGTCGTCAACAACATCATCAACTGGGAACGAAAGGGAGCCTCGACTCTCACCATGCAGCTTTCAAAGCTGCGTTTGACCAGCTACGAGCGCACCTACGAGCGCAAGATCAAGGACGCGCTCTACGCAGTGGAGATCGAGAAGAACTATTCCAAGGAACAGATCCTCACCTTTTACTTCAATCAGATCTACATGGGCCACGGCATCTACGGCATCGCGACGGCGGCCGATTTTTACTTCAGCAAGGGGCTGGACGAGTTGACGCTGGCCGAATCGGCCTTGCTGGCAGGTCTGATCCAAAGTCCTCCCCGCTACTCGCCCATCAATTCCATGGAAAGGGCCGCGGCGCGCCGCAACATCGTGCTGGGGCGGATGCGGGCCGAAGGCATGATCGATGTCCAGCAGATGGAGGAGGCCCGGCAGGAGCCCATCACCCTGGACGTTCGCAAGCAAGACCCCGGGATCGCTCCCTACGCGGTGGAGGCGGTGCGACAGCGCCTTTCCGAAATGGGATACAACACCGAAAACATCTGGAACGAGGGCCTGCGCATCCACACCACCATCGACTACGACATGCAGCAGGCCGCTCAAGAAGCCGTGCGGGCCGGCCTGGAGGCCTTCGACAAAGAACGCCGTGACTGGGAAGGCGCACCGCTCAACATTCTCGACCAGGGCGGCAACCTGGAAGAATACCGCCATCCCGAATGGCGCCTCATCTTCTACCGCGACATGCTGGTCCATGGCCTGGTGCTGGAAGCCGGAGCCGACAGGGCCAAAGTCAGGATCGGCAGCTACCTGGCCGAAATCACTCCCGAAGACATCGCCTGGACGGACAGGAAAAAGGTGGACGAGGCGCTCAAGAAGGGCGATGTCGCTCTCTTCAGGCTCAAGGAGATCGACCGTGCCGCCCGCACCATCAAGGCCTCTCTGGACCGCATACCCGAAGTCCAGGGCGCCATGATCGTGCTCGACAACAGGACCGGCGCCATCCGCGCCATGGTGGGCGGATACGACTATCAATACAGCGAGTTCAACCGGGCCACTCAGGCCCTGCGCCAACCGGGCTCGGTCTTCAAGCCCTTCACCTACGTGACGGCATTCGAAAACGGACGCACTCCCTTGGAGACCGAACTGGACGAGCCGGTCAAGTTTCTGGACGGCCTGGGGCGGCCTTACGAGCCCGGCAACTCGGACGGACTCTACAAAGGCGTCCTCACCCTCTATCAGGCCTTCGGTGAATCGCGCAACATCCCCACCCTGCGGCTGGCTCAGAAGCTGGGCATGGAGAAGGTGGTGGCGGTGGCCAAGCGCTTCGGCATCCGGCGCAACATGCCGCCTTTCCTTCCGGTCGCCATCGGAGCCGGCGAAGTGACGCTGCAGGAGATCACTTCGGCCCTCTCGGTCTTTCCCAACCAGGGTTTCAGGGCCACTCCCTTCCTCATCGAGGGCGTGGAAGACTACGAAGGCACCCTCAAGGAGGAGCACCGCATTCAGGTCGAGGACGTGGTCAGCGAGGATGTGGCCGACAAGATGCTTTTCATGCTGCGCGGCGTGGTCACGCAGCCTCGCGGAACGGCCCGGCGCGCCCTGGTACTGGGGCGTCCCATCGCGGGCAAGACGGGCACTACCGACGACTACACCGACAGTTGGTTCGTGGGCATCACGCCCCAGGTGACGGCCGGCGTGTGGGTGGGCCACGACGAGAAGAAGACTCTGGGCAAGAAGGTCTACGGCTCCACCCTGGCCCTGCCTATCTGCATCGATTTCTATCAGCGCATCGACGACAAGCTGCCGGCCGAGAACTTCCACATCGCCTACGACGTCGACCCCCGCGACATCGAATACGCCGCCAGCCCCATCCCGCAAGACCAGGAAGGGGAACCCATCACGCCCACTCCCCGCAAAAAGCGCCGCGTCCTCCCCTCCGGCATAGAAGTAGAAGAAATCCCCCCGCCTCCGCCGCCTGACAAGAGAAACAGCAGCGGGCGATAG
- a CDS encoding TatD family hydrolase, with translation MWIDSHCHLDFPDLKDHLPEVLDNARRAQVDRILTVGCVAHSPGVCESVTGLAESYPEMVVASLGVHPHDASKWDPSVGQQILPFMDHPRVVAWGEIGLDYYYDNAPRQVQQEAFRAQIRLARSVSKPIIIHSRDAEEDTCRILREEYGGDDQGPRGVLHCFSSRWELAECGLELGFYLGFGGMLTFNKAANVRDVARRAPLDRLLVETDAPYLAPVPHRGKTNQPAYVALAGEKLAEVRGLSSGQTASATSGNFRTLFQV, from the coding sequence ATGTGGATCGACTCGCACTGCCATCTCGACTTCCCCGACCTCAAGGACCACCTGCCCGAGGTGCTCGACAACGCCCGACGCGCCCAGGTCGACCGCATCCTCACAGTGGGTTGCGTAGCCCATTCGCCCGGCGTCTGCGAGTCCGTCACAGGACTGGCCGAGAGCTATCCCGAGATGGTGGTGGCCTCCTTGGGGGTGCACCCTCATGATGCCTCCAAGTGGGATCCGTCGGTGGGCCAACAGATCCTCCCCTTCATGGACCATCCCAGGGTGGTCGCCTGGGGCGAAATCGGCCTCGACTACTACTACGACAATGCTCCCCGGCAGGTCCAGCAGGAGGCCTTTCGCGCCCAGATTCGGCTGGCGCGAAGCGTCTCCAAGCCCATCATCATCCACAGCCGGGACGCCGAGGAGGACACCTGCCGCATCCTGCGGGAGGAGTACGGCGGGGACGACCAAGGGCCCCGCGGCGTGCTGCACTGTTTCAGCAGCCGTTGGGAACTGGCCGAGTGCGGGCTGGAACTGGGGTTCTATCTGGGGTTCGGCGGAATGCTGACCTTCAACAAAGCCGCCAACGTGCGCGATGTGGCCCGAAGGGCTCCGCTCGATCGCTTGCTGGTCGAAACCGATGCGCCCTATCTGGCTCCCGTCCCTCATCGCGGCAAGACCAATCAGCCCGCCTATGTGGCCCTCGCGGGCGAGAAACTGGCCGAGGTGCGCGGCCTCTCCTCTGGGCAAACAGCCTCCGCCACCAGCGGCAATTTCCGGACGCTCTTTCAGGTATGA
- a CDS encoding polyprenyl synthetase family protein: MKAAAAPSEFSIDDIFKLVQPELADVEVGLRDRVRSAVPVVEEINRYIHDSGGKRMRPTLSLLTSKMCGYNGPAVIHIGVILELIHVATLVHDDIIDNSKMRRGRPAVHTQWGNTCTVLMGDWLYMTCFYLALDLQEMRYLEILINITRKLVEGELMQLDHNGNLDITRDEQLAICMRKTAYLFAGCCKLSAIVADKGPEAELNLWNFGQYLGMAFQLIDDLLDYTSTQAQMGKPNLKDLEEGKVTLPVIYLLQRARREDAEEVRQVVRNADYTNANKRRIIELAEEYNTLRDVRREATEYADKARKCLMTFPDSPYRQALLNLTQFVLDRKK, encoded by the coding sequence ATGAAAGCAGCAGCGGCCCCTTCTGAATTCTCCATCGATGACATTTTCAAGCTCGTCCAACCGGAATTGGCCGACGTTGAAGTGGGGCTGCGCGACCGGGTCCGTTCGGCGGTTCCGGTGGTGGAGGAGATCAACCGCTACATCCACGACAGCGGAGGCAAGCGCATGCGGCCCACGCTGTCGCTGCTGACCTCCAAGATGTGCGGCTACAACGGTCCCGCGGTCATTCACATAGGCGTGATTCTGGAACTGATTCACGTCGCCACCCTGGTCCACGACGACATCATCGACAATTCCAAGATGCGCCGCGGACGGCCCGCCGTGCACACCCAATGGGGCAACACCTGCACGGTCCTTATGGGCGATTGGCTCTACATGACCTGCTTCTACCTGGCCCTCGACCTGCAGGAGATGCGCTACCTGGAGATCCTCATCAACATCACCCGCAAGCTGGTGGAAGGCGAGTTGATGCAACTGGACCACAACGGCAACCTCGACATCACCCGCGACGAACAGTTGGCCATCTGCATGCGCAAGACGGCCTATCTTTTCGCGGGGTGCTGCAAGCTCTCGGCCATCGTGGCCGACAAGGGCCCGGAAGCCGAACTCAACCTGTGGAATTTCGGCCAGTACCTGGGCATGGCTTTTCAGTTGATCGACGACCTGCTCGACTACACCTCGACCCAGGCCCAAATGGGCAAGCCCAACCTGAAGGACCTGGAGGAGGGCAAGGTCACTTTGCCCGTCATCTACCTGCTGCAAAGGGCCAGGCGCGAGGACGCCGAGGAAGTGCGCCAGGTGGTGCGCAACGCCGACTACACCAACGCCAACAAGCGCCGCATCATCGAGTTGGCCGAGGAATACAACACCCTCAGGGACGTCCGCCGCGAAGCCACCGAGTACGCCGACAAGGCCCGCAAGTGCCTCATGACCTTCCCCGACAGCCCCTACCGCCAAGCCCTCCTGAACCTCACCCAATTCGTCCTCGACCGCAAGAAATAG